GGAGTGTAAATGTCttatttataaatgtgtgtaaTCACGGTTCTGTTGAGTTTCTCCAAAAAGATAATGCATGTTGTAGGAACATTAGGgcaaataacttgttttaaaatACTGACTTTTGATGTCAAgtaccatggatggataaatgaaGGACTGTACTCAGGAGTAGATTTTGCCAAATTCCCATCCTGAAGAAGGTTTGTGCTTTAGATTTGATGTAAAGAATGTGTGGCTCTTGTACCACTTTTAGAACAGCTCAATACAGATCTGGAGTTGTTCTGAGCTACGTTATATTGAAGCCCAAGTGTAGGTGCAGTGTACtatgagtgtgagtgtgcagTGGGGCTGATAGAGAGCATAATGGAGGCTGCATGGGTCAAATGACACAGTTGTCGGAGGTGTCTATTTGATAACTACAATGACACACCTTGGAGCTATCTCACAAAGTAGAATTACTGAGTTAGCCAGTTAACTGCACTGAGAAAACCCTTCAGTACAGCATAAGCAAATACTGCATACACCATTAACATAGTCTGTGGTTGTTttattaatgtgtttgttttatttattaatgtatagaTCGATGTTGCTTCTAACAGCTGGCTGtttgttgtaaaaatgtaaatggacTTTTATTGTCTCACAATGTATTGTACaaagcacagcacacagtgaaatgtagtctctgcatttaacccaccCTAGTATTGGGAGCAGTGGGGGAGCAGTTTGGGGGTCCTGTGTCTTGCTCATGGGCACCTCGACAGTGCCCAGGAGGCCAACTGGCACCTCTCTAGCTACCAGTCCACAGTCTGTACTTGGTCCGTGCGGGGACTTGAACAGCGACCCCCTGGGTTTGGTGTTATGACTGACTTGCAGCATAGAGTATTGGGTATAACGTACATGAGTAAATCCTGGTGTGTTCTTTTGCAGCGCCAGCTTTTACTGCAGGTAAGTTATATCGcacttaaagaaaaaaaacatttatacagACTTTTATTGAATAATTAGGGGTACATATTTtagagacatttatttttttataaaccaTTTCTTCATTggtctaaaccaggggtcagcaacctgcaacttttttttctcattaagttatgactttattctcgtaatatcacaactttttttctcataaagttatgacttttatactcataacattacgacttttttctcctaatattatgactttattctgtaaatctcagatttttttttctctcaatgtggccctaatattccgtcatacatttgctctttggccctcactgcattacacttatatactatatacttagactataaactgtgttaccttcatcacaatgctcaaatgttttgcagctccaaacagattttttttttccttttgcctaaaatggctcttttaatagtaaaggttgctgacccctggtctaaacAGATTCCACTACATTGGTTTATGTAGATATTCCCTAATATGCCCTACAGTGTCAGAATGGCGGTACCTACTGTTATGTGGTAGATTCCTCAGTTGTAAAGTTCAgtactgacaggctcagatcaTGAATAATTGGTACATCTGTCATTGTCTTTAGACATAACAGGCTACTACTAATGCAAATACTTCTACTACTATGAATTATGACCGTATGACAAGAAGAAGTAGTAAAAATGATATTGTACTAtaccaggggtcggcaacctctACTataaaaagagccattttaggcaaaaaagaaaagaaaacaatctgtctggagccgcaaaacatttgcgcattgtgatgaaggtaacacagtttatagtcttactatatagaatataagtctaatgcagtgagggccaaatagcaaatgtactacggggcattagggccacattgagggaaaaaacatctgagattactagaataaagtcataacttaacgagaaaaaaattaattaccCGTAAAATCactactttatattatgactttattctcgaaatctcagatttatttatttcctcaatgtggccctaatactccgtcgtatcatagacctacaacaatgataaataaaatttaaaatgtaaacaaaaaaacagttattcccacagggagccacttgAGGGGGCTTAATGATCCACATGTgaacttatgactttatctcataatattacaactttttttcttatagacctatgactttattctcgtaattgttacaacccggctcaaaggttgtaacaaaaatgggagaccagacgagtttaaaaatagtaacaggcatttatttaacaaactaacaatcaataactaaataaacgtggaaagtcagtaatcagtaatgtaggcatgtgtgggtgtgtgaaaatgtctgctgcaaacaaaaccaaaacaggtgtgccagccaaggaagagagagagacatctgtTGAAAGGTAGAGAGCTTTTATCACAACCACACCAAGCCCAGGTGTGGCTCATCAACCTGACGACCCTCTAatgcaaaacaaaggagaaccagcaaaaagacacaggacacctagtggagtggaggggtcgtcacagtaatactatgactttttcgcgaaatctcagatttatttctttcctcaatgtggccctaatactccgtcataccgtcgtaccatagaccaacaacaatgataaataaaatttaaaatgtaaacaaaaaatcagttattcccacagggagccacttgTGAGGGcttaaagagccacatgtgaacttatgactttatctcatattacaactttttttcttgtaaacctatgactttattcttgtaatattatgactttttctcgaaatctcagatttttcctcaatgtggccctaatactccgtcgtaccgtcgtaccatagacctacaacaatgataaataaaaacaaaaaatgcaaacaaaaaacagttattcatttccatttttataaatccacagggagccactagaGAGGAGCTAGAGAGcctcaggttgctgacccctgccctatAAAACACTGTATTGGTTaaaacagtcagtcagtcagtatgCTTCCACTGCCAccagagagaagcagagcaTCTACCTCCTGAGTCTCTACTCTATATGTCAGCAGCGAAGAAGAATGACTTCCGGAACACTGACTTCCCGTTAGCTCTCTAACGCTAGCTCGGTTAGCATTATCTACAGAGTATCCTGCTTTCTAACCGGAGTCATGAACTAACACCGACCCGTCCAACCACGTTCACTCCGTCACACGTCCCGGTAggtaaactacacacacaccgtTTGAATGATCTTCTGTTATATGGTTTAGTAAAGTCAGCTGAGCCGTTAGAGAGTTGATTTAGCTTCAGTGTTTACACAGCTGGTTCAGCTAGCTGCTAGGTGAGCTGAGGTTAGTCCAGTCAGCGTCCTAGTTAAAgtcatgttgttgtttatatGTTCACCTGATGTTATTGGCAGTAATGTGTATGTTTTCGTTACAATTAGCTGCGTCTTTGACAGCAAAGGTGTTGAAATCAGCATCACATTAACAACATGATCATTGTTACTGTGTAACACCAGGAGCACTCTTCCTGTCTGAGCTGCAGACTGAGACTTTGGGGGACTTGTGATTGCATTGATCATCCTCTGGAGTACCTGTTTTGATCCTGTTTTTCTCACTGTACTTCATGGtgtacagaataataataatcattttaaataaatgtgtagagcacttttcacaaagtgctttccaaggaaATTCACATCATAGACAGCAGAATACAATGacacataaataattaaatacaaaacaatagaATGGGgacataaagaaacaagcatatacatattcatacaattatatatgcacatacatacacattggTACACAAGCATACAAAAGACTATAATTCAGCTGATTGGAAAAGCCTTTCTATAAAAGTGTTTTAAGACTTAAGGATCTATAAGTTGTGACAGAGTCTGCTGATCTAATGCTCATTGGAAGACTACTAACTACAACCGTCTGACTATTACAGAAGCTGTCATTGATCAGAAGCCCTGTCGGTCAGCCATGTATGCCTCTGGGAAATACAGCTCACGGGGCCCTGCTCTCATCCCGCGGATGAAAACCAAGCACCGCATCTACTACTTCACCCTCTTCTCTGTGGTGCTGCTTGGACTCCTCGCCACCGGGGTGTTTCAGTTCTGGCCCCACTCCATTGAGTCTGCAGCTGACTGGACCCTTGATAAACGCAGTGTTCACGACGCACCTCTGGTCCGCCTGCCTGTCTCCAGTCCCATTCCTGAGAGGGGGGACCTCAGCTGTCGCATGCACACCTGTTTTGATGTGTACAGATGTGGCTACAATCCTAAAAACAGAATCAAGGTAACTGTCTCTTAAAACAACCCTCACATCACCAAGCTTACATAAAGTAAGCGTAtccttttaatatttttgcagTGTTCCATGTTGAACTTATGACTCTTTGTTGAAATGGTTGTTGTTGCAGGTGTACATTTACCCTCTACAGAAGTTTGTGGATGAATTGGGTGTTCCCATCAGCAGCACCGGACTGTCTCGAGAATACAACGACCTGCTCAGTGCCATCTCTGACAGTGACTTTTACACCGACGATGTCACCAGGGCTTGTCTTTTTATCCCATCTATCGATGTGCTGAACCAGAACTCCCTGCGTATCAGAGAGACTGCCCAGGCTCTGTCAATGCTACCCAGGTAAACGCTTACACCAGAGCCAGTCACCAAAATAATCAATGTCTTAATTGGTTTTAACCGTGCAGTAGTTTGTCACTTTCAGTTGCTCTTTAGCTCTTTTTATGAACCTCTTTTTCTTAAATTACTCTCATTGTTGTCATTGGTGTTAAAGCTCAACTGTAGCATTTTaatctagagctgcaatgattagttgtcaactattaaattaatcagcaactattttgataattgatttattggttttcaagaaaaaaaaatcaagaaaaaatcctctgattctagcttcttaaatgtgaatattttctggtttctttactcctttatgacagtaaactgaatatctttgagttgtggacaaaacaagacatttgaggacgctTTTTGGGCTTTTGAAAACACTTATTGACATgtttcattttctgacattttatagaccaaacaactaatcgattaatcaagaaaataataattaatggattaatcaacaatgaaaataatagttagttgcagctctatattGATCCCTTATAAATGTGTCTACGGTCacttaacatacagtatatattgtgtGAGATGTaagctaacaattatttttgaaATACCAACTAATAtatattgattaatcatttgtcataaaatgtcagaaataacAACCACATAAGATAGAAGTTTCACAAGAGCCCAAAGTGATGTCTCAAAATGTCTCTTTTCTGGCCAACATTAAACAGAAGGTTTTTAATAAACACTGGTATGAAATGAAGAAAGGCAAATAATTTTTCACATTTGATAAAAGTGACTGTTTGATAATGAATTAATCAACAAAACTACcattatttcattttctgttcaaataatgtgttaattaactTCCAGCACTAATCTTGTGTATGTTTTGGTAGATGGGACAAAGGAATGAATCACCTACTTTTCAACATGTTACCTGGAGGCCCTCCAGACTACAATACTGCCTTGGATGTGCCCAGGGACAGGTAGCTACCGCACATCTTATAAGCCATCTTAATATTTAAGAATGTGTTCATTATAATCTGAAtggaaatactgtatgtataacaAAACCATTCATATTTAGATCAAAGGATAGGGTTGGTGCATGAATTTAATTAACCAAATAAGTGTCATCAGCTGATTCCTACTACAACCAATTCAGACATCTAAAGCTTAAAAATGTTCTAACATTTTATTCAAAACACCAGAGAGGATGGAAGCATGTTGTCAACATTCATGTTTTCAGCATTCCTGTCAGCAACTTCAAATCAAAAGGATAAATCATTTCTTGTTAATGTATATTCTGTTTCCGGGACAGATAAAATTCATTTTCATGTTACAATGGATTATACAACATTCTGCATTTTAATTGTAGTCATTCACAAAGTGTTAAGAGGGATCATCTGATGAAGATGAAAGGGATATTTACAAGCGATAAGGAGATAACATGCTGTATATTCAAGAGGCTTTGAGGAGATCTTTCAAATCTGGTTGCGTTTACCAGTGAAGAGCGTATATGTGTCTCAAGATGTCTTGTAGGCTAGAGTGATGGTTGAGGATGGAAGAGGTTGGGTTTATGAACGCGCAGCCTTGAGACAATGAACACTATCTTTAGCTGTAAGGAATTTCCTGGTCTCATCCAGCTGGAGTCCATTTGGCATGGAGCCTCATCAGAACCACGTGTGTTTGACGGTCGGTGTGTTTCCACTTTATATTCACCTTGCCTGAGAATAGAACAGAATCCAAAGTACATTTCATCACCTAGTGGACTACATGGGATCTATTAAGCAGGACACTGAGCCCTGTTTGATGTCACTTCATGTCTCACATCAGCATTATTGGTAGCAAAAGTTCTCTTaggaaacaaatgaatgaatttgtgttttaaagtgtGTTCCTGCAGCTCAGGTCTGTTGAAATCCCCAGAGTGTTGAAGCATTGTTACAATCCATTTGTTTCAGAGCGCTGCTGGCGGGAGGCGGTTTCTCTACATGGACCTACAGACAAGGTTATGATGTCAGCATCCCAGTTTACAGCCCCCTCTCTGCAGATGTTGAGCTGCCCGAGAGACAGCCAGGGTGAGCACATCTCACACTTTAACTCACATTATCTTGTTTGAGTAGCACACCATGGCTGCAGtcgaatagtaaaaaaaaattacgtcctttgtcttttcttaaccacttttccttgaccttgatggaaaacatcatgaggtcgaggaaagatgtgaaggagaattcataaggacttaGGAATAGACAACCGTAGTCTGGTGGGAATCCAACTGCACTTAAATGATGGCggacagatgtttttttaagtaaGGAGTAAGGATTCTTGTCCAAAACAGTATTACACTTCCCAAGAAGGATGTTTTCAGTTTATCCATAGTGTACAATTAAACAGTGACGGCGGATGTTATTGACGGCCGAATGATGCGCCGCTTTAACTTTTGCTTCCGCAAGAAACTGTGGGACGgtattatctcctttcctttggtaaaggatggtcccgTGTtccctatgctaaaggagataagtaAGGAaacattgaagcacctttccttaacaCTTAGATATTTCTGGGTCCTctcactcagttaggaaccttcctaagcaaaaacgACTATTCGACCTCAACACATGACGAGATCAAAGTCACTTTACTTAAGTTATCCATCAGCATCTTCTCTACAGAAAGTGGacttttaaatataataaagtaacTGTGGTTTATCAACACTCTTTAAGCTAGTTATGATTGAGGAGTCATTTATAGTCAACAATATAAAGTATGAAAACCAGTTGCATATCTCCTGTTTCCATTCCTCCAGGCCACGGCGCTTCTTCATTCTGTCTTCTCAAACTGCCATCCACCGAGAGTACCGTGCCGAACTGGAGCGCTTGAAGGAAGAAAATGGAGAAGCACTGCTCCTCCTGGACAAGTGTAGCAACCTCTCCCAGGGTGCCGCCTCCGCACGAAAACGCTGCTACAAGGGGCAGGTGTATGACTACCCACAGATCCTGCAGGTGGGAAGCACAActgcattaaaaacaatttatttcaaAGCGTATCAAGATGCACTATAGTTGTTAAATGTGCTACTTTAGCTGAAATGTGTCCAAGTTCTAATATTGATACCACCAACAACCAGTGCTTGTTATAGACAGAATAGATGCTGTATGTTTGAGCAGACTTCAGGCTGTTTTACCACTCAGCAACAATGAGTACTGCAGTTCAGCGTAACCTAGTTCCTGATCCTTCAATAAGAGCTTCCTTGGGAGCAGGGACTTTTTGGAAGGTAGAAATTACATCCCAAGATTAGGACTGTACgattctgaaaaaatatctaactgTGATTATTTTTGACTATTATTGCAATATGATTTACGATATTAGAGggtatgatcatttttacatcataattctcattttcattgaaaaacattaaagtgattatggtgtagtttaaaaaaaaaaaaaaaaatgtaggggGGGATCTATACCAAActaagatgttttcttaagtctgtagaatatgatgtgtaggccaggacatctctgcagcaccacaatatttaatattaatggTATTTGActcacatttcacctttaacaaatttCTTCGTCATCTTGCGATATGAAAATTGCAGTAGACCATATTGCAATTTCGATTaaatttcgattaattgtgcagctctacCCAGGAACTAAAACTCATGCAGTTAAAGTTCTTTGTTTATTTGGTGTTCTTTTGGATTTTTCAGCAGTGAAAATGGGTCAATAGAGTCTGGTTTTAGGTTGCTTGTAGAATGCAAACTCACACGTCCCATCAACAATTTGCTCCCAATGTGTCTCTACAGGAGTCTTCATTCTGTGTGGTTTTGCGGGGGGCTCGTCTGGGTCAAGCTGCCCTCAGTGATGTGCTGCAGGCTGGCTGTGTCCCGGTCATCCTCGCGGACTCCTACATTCTGCCATTCTCTGAAGTACTCGACTGGAAAAGGTCAGCCTAAGCCACTGAACAGttcaaaaaatgaataaatggttCGACAAGTCTGCCAATTTTCGTTTCACTAAtttaatgtttctgtttctgcaCAGGGCATCTGTGGTTATTCCAGAGGAGAAGCTATCAGAGATGTACACCATCCTAAAGAGTATTCCTCACAGACAAGTTGAAGAGATGCAAAGACaggtaacagtcacaatgtacTTATTTAAAGTGCCTTACATAGAGTTGCTGTTTGAGAACTCTGATTGACATTGTGGTCGGAGGGGCTGTCACTGGGTTTAGAGCACTTGCATGTCATGTGTGAGATGTGCCTATACCTTAACCAACCAACCAAGTCAGTGGAAGCCGGAACAAATTTTATGTGACGTGCGAAAGACAGAAATTTGGATACCACCTTTACTTTTTGTAAGTTTGAATTTCCTCCTTTGCTCAgtttagattttaaaaagcTTTCAGAGGACTCAGCTATGTTGATTTTAGCTTGAGTGAAAAGCACTGAAGACGGCTCGCGCTCTCTTTCCATTTGATATCTACATTGAACCACAATAAACATAAGTGAAAGCAGCTTTGAGAGAAGTGCAGCAGTTCAGCTGCTCCTCATTCCCTTGTATCAACTCTAGTCCATTTACTAATTATACTAGCCAAACAGACATTTTAGGCCGAGGGCTCAGAGACGGGCTCAGAGACGGGCTTGGGGTTGGATTTCACCAGACGAGCTCAAAAACATGACTTTCTCGTGAGATGGGGGGGGGTGGGTGCGGGTTTTCTGCTGTGTATAGCTCACAGCTAACTTGGTAGCATATCTGATATTGTTATCCATTACAGATGGATTGAAGTGGTTGCAAGTTGATTCTTGTCTGAGACATTTCTCTACAGAAGTAATTTTACTATGAGTTTGATGAAACTAATGGTATACCACGATTTAggatagggctgcaactgacaattattttcattgtagattaatcggtttattattttattgattaattgtttagttattgtttggtctataaaatgtcagaaaatggtgaaaaatgtcgatcagtgtttcccaaagcccgagatgacatcctcaaatgtcttgttttgtccacaactcaaagatattcagtttactgtcatagaggagtaaagaaaccagaaaatagtcacatttaagaagctggaatcagagaatttacttttttttccttcaaaaaattattaaaaccaataaatcgattatcaaaatagttgccgattaattcaataattgacaactaaatgattaattgattgttgcagctctaatataggtataatatatatatttgtgtggtGATGGTCACAGGCCACACTCTAAACCCACACTAAAAGCATCAGAGTGTGATGTCCTATAATGGATAATTATTGAAACAAAATCATACGAATCTTATGTCAGTTTTTGTTAAGTACAGTAAACAATGCTTGAAGATTGTAAAAACATAATAGTGATCAAAATTTTCTCTAAACAGTGTTTTTTCtagaaaaaattaaatcaagTTGCCTACATCCTACTTGTCTGGCTTCATTTAATACTTCATATTGAAGTTGGTCTCACCCTTAAGAAATCAAAACACACTGCAGGAACAGAAGTGTAATACTGAATGGATTTATCACATTGGTACAGTCCATCTCGACCAGGTTCTATGTACTGTCGGGTTTTAAGGGACCATTCAAGGGCAGCTGTGCTCCCCACCTTCCCTGGTGTAAAAGACGGGGTAATTTAAATTCTAGGCTTCGTGGCAAAACATTGTTATGCGTGCTGGGAGCCTGATTTCTTAAAGCAGATAATCTAGAAAAGCTTAaacattgatttcttttttgaaaTGGTTGTTGATGTATTTCATTCGTTTTGCCACTAGAGGGCTCAGCAGCCTTTGCTTTCatagtgtgtctgtctgtgttccCATGTGGTCTGTCTTTTGTgcttacaaatgtaaaaataggaATACACAATGCATACTTACCTAAAAGGAATTACCATATAATGAAAAacttatattttacattttaagtaTAGTTTAAGGTTTTGTCAACATAAATTATAGTTTATAGTTTGAGTCGGAGGCTGAAGAACTACCTGCGATCACAAAAAAACTGCTGCTCCAACGAAAATTCATTGGTAAAGATTGATTTTTTGGGGTTGATATTGTAGGGAGACTAAAAGGTTAATTGACCAAAGCTGATGATTTTAAGCTTCTTTGGGCAGAAAACAATACTGTCCTACAATAAGTATTCATCTTCATTCATCAATTacctttctgtgtttttaattcacatgAATATTGATAGCTTTTTGTTCTTGACCATAGCAGAGTATCATCTATGTAATGAGTGCAGTTTCAGTTCATCCTGCAGGGACAGATTTGGTTAATTTAAGTTGCATGTCTTATTAGAGATCAGGTCAAATCGTGATGGACTACTGTTGAGCTTCCATCAGTCGTCAGCAGAACTCATTTTCAAATTTGAGATGATGTAATAGCATCCATTTAGGTCACATTTTAAAAGGCCACATACTAAACAGCTGTGCGATGTTAACAGTGAAAATACTGAGCTCATGTTTGTTTACTGACTTCCATGAGCCGTGTTTGGGTCATACCCTCAAAATaggacacatacagtacagaccTTTTTATTAGATTAACACGTTCAAATAACTTAATCCTTTAAATTAGAATATGTAAGATGGGAGGAGGGAGTTCAACTTACTCCTCATCCTTTCCTCTACTACTGCTTTGGTATTGAGCTTCAACCAGCTTTTTCTTTCCGTCTGTTGATCCTAACTGTCTTCCCAACCTTTAGCCCCCCAGGACTCCTCCATGCATAACAGCACACTGGCTGTagctgatttatagaacatgtCAAGTCGgtctactctcctctctcttacaGTATACGCCGTCTGCTTTTCTTCAGTCCGATCTTCTCTTTACATGCATCCCCCTCAGACAGAAGTGACCAGTCAGCCAGGATGATGACAGGTGTCTGTAGCTTTTTAGTcaatcaaaaatgaaataacagcTCCTTAATCTTCTTAATCGCGAGTTGCAGATTTGATATCGTTGAACTATCAACTGAGGTCCTCCATCAGATTCTGTTTCCAAATGCAGGAGTTGTCAGAACTTTACTGCCTCAAGTTACATATGAAATCTAAAGTGTAAACAGTCCCACGGCGTGCCTCTTTGTTGCACTGCAGAATATTTAGAGCCACACAAACTAGTGCAGTACTCAGAAGTACTCTGATCTCTCActaatgtagaaatactctgttacaagtaaaagtcctgcattcaaaattttacctacaaatgtatataaatattagcattaaaatatacttaaagtatcaaaagtaaaagtactcataatCATAATGCAGAAAGGCCTGTTTCAGaatgacacatattgtattattggattataattattgacgCATTAATATGTAAGGATcagcatagaagtggcagctctctaGACAAAGAGATAAATTTGTTCCGTACACGCCTCTCAGgaacttcatttttttaatttggtccgTTTTAAATTGTGAAACCAAATCAAACCAGACTAAAATAGAAAACGAatcaaaagtatcaatttcactttGATTCAGACTAAAATCGAGATGTactagagtagaagtataaattagcataaaatggaaatactcaagtagagTACCTCAAAAActtgtacttagttacattccaccgctGAACTGGTGTCAGTGGGGCAGTCTGTAATCCAGGACTGTGTAATTCCACATGAAACCTGCTGCTAAAGCTGCGGTCTTCAATCGTGATCCTCTAGACTGAAAGTCCTGCTAGTTTATATTTTAACCCTTCTAATAAGGACTGATTTTCTCCTGGGAGActaggttattattattattaacaagtCGTGTGTATAGAAATGTCAGTTAAAAATAAAGTGCTAATAAATCTTAAGCAAAACAATATTCCCAGTGAGCAGCTCACATGATTTGAAACGGACTCGGTTTCACTGCTGTTTTTGATTATGTCAGAAACACTAATGATTGCCTGGTTCTGTCCACAGCTCACTGGCTTCCAATTCTGCTCTATAGGTTGAATCATCTGTCAGGCACTTGACAACTTCCTCCGAGTTAAACAAAGTGATTTAGACTACTGTTATATAAACTGTTTTTGATCATCTCTTTGACCgtttattttaatgattttaaacaACAAAGGAGTGGGAGCTGCTGGGGAACTCTCTAAACTAGAAGGAAATGAGAAGATAATTCGTCTTAAACCAAGCGTACCATCGAGCGGCGGTTTCGTCTGACTTACAGAGGAATATATTTTGGACCTGACTCTCGGGATTGTTTGCATTATTTCTCAATATTTGCAGCAGGTTTATAATTACAGTTTGCATTAAAcataattttctttttattggtGAAATAAATTTTGGTTAGCTCATAGATTGAGTTGGTCAGAGTCGCTATATTTGCGGCTATGCATCTTCCTGTAGAGTTTAGGCTAGAATGCTGCAAATGGTAGATGGACTAAAGGggttctcttcctctcttgcaACGCTGTCTCTTCTTCTGTGCTCATAAAAATTCCTGCAGGCGCTgggagagggtggagggtggTGGTATGGGCCCTTGGGCCGCCACAGTTTGCTTTCTGCCTCCCCCCGGTCGGAAAAGAAACTTTCATCACCGGCTGATTTATGGGCCGTTGGGATTCCCCCCTGAGATTAGAAAGTCTTTTTGGATTCTCTTCACCCCCctctataaaaataaatgctgtttttgtgttgttgtacaGCTCCAGTGCTTATGCTCAGACTTGGGTGATATAGGCAATTGTCACATGTTCACGTGCCATTAAGGATTGACTATGTTTGGGGCACTAACTAGCCAATAATG
Above is a genomic segment from Sebastes umbrosus isolate fSebUmb1 chromosome 2, fSebUmb1.pri, whole genome shotgun sequence containing:
- the ext2 gene encoding exostosin-2 translates to MYASGKYSSRGPALIPRMKTKHRIYYFTLFSVVLLGLLATGVFQFWPHSIESAADWTLDKRSVHDAPLVRLPVSSPIPERGDLSCRMHTCFDVYRCGYNPKNRIKVYIYPLQKFVDELGVPISSTGLSREYNDLLSAISDSDFYTDDVTRACLFIPSIDVLNQNSLRIRETAQALSMLPRWDKGMNHLLFNMLPGGPPDYNTALDVPRDRALLAGGGFSTWTYRQGYDVSIPVYSPLSADVELPERQPGPRRFFILSSQTAIHREYRAELERLKEENGEALLLLDKCSNLSQGAASARKRCYKGQVYDYPQILQESSFCVVLRGARLGQAALSDVLQAGCVPVILADSYILPFSEVLDWKRASVVIPEEKLSEMYTILKSIPHRQVEEMQRQARWFWEAYFSSMKAIGLTTLQIINDRIYPYAARTYEQWNNPPVVKWSSVNSPLFLPLIPPRAPGFTAVVLTYDRVESLFRVITEISKVPSLAKLLVVWNNQNKSPPEESLWPKIGVPLKVVRTKENKLSNRFFPYDEIETEAVLAIDDDIIMLTSDELQFGYEVWREFPDRLVGYPGRLHLWDHEMGKWKYESEWTNEVSMVLTGAAFYHKYFNYLYTYKMPGDIKNWVDAHMNCEDIAMNFLVANITGKAPIKVTPRKKFKCPECTAIDGLSLDQTHMVERSECINKFASVFGTMPLKVVEHRADPVLYKDDFPEKLKSFPNIGSL